From a single Capsicum annuum cultivar UCD-10X-F1 chromosome 12, UCD10Xv1.1, whole genome shotgun sequence genomic region:
- the LOC107850553 gene encoding isoleucine--tRNA ligase, cytoplasmic isoform X1 gives MEDICEGKDFSFPNEETKILKWWETAKAFETQLEKTRNKPEYIFYDGPPFATGLPHYGHILAGTIKDIVTRYQSMTGHHVTRRFGWDCHGLPVEHEIDEKLGIKMKQQVIDMGIDKYNEECRSIFTRYVGEWEKTVVRMGRWIDFENGYKTMDLKFMESVWWVFAQLYQKGLVYRGFKVMPYSTGLKTPLSNFEANSNYKEVSDPEIMVSFPIVDDPEGASFVAWTTTPWTLPSNLALCVNANFVYVKVRNKFNGKIFVVAESRLSELPVEKAKKVMPNGPAADAQTPNSKTKTSGGKSKNTETYEVMDKFPGSSLVGKKYIPLFDYFKDFSDSAFRVVADDYVTSDSGTGIVHCAPAFGEDDNRVCIENGIIKKGESLIVAVDDNGRFTERITDFRDKYVKEADNDITQAVKDKGRLVKSGKFMHSYPFCWRSDTPLIYRAVPSWFIMVEKIKDQLLENNKQTYWVPDFVKEKRFHNWLENARDWAVSRSRFWGTPLPVWVSEDGEEIVVMDSIETLEKLSGAKVTDLHRHYIDHITIPSRRGPEFGVLRRVEDVFDCWFESGSMPYAYIHYPFENVELFENNFPGHFVAEGLDQTRGWFYTLMVLSTALFGKPAFRNLICNGLVLAEDGKKMSKRLKNYPQPSEVINDYGADALRLYLINSPVVRAEPLRFKKEGVFAVVKDVFLPWYNAYRFLVQNAKRLEIDGFGPFIPTDQKTLRCSSNVLDQWINSATQSLVHFVRQEMDAYRLYTVVPYLLKFLDNLTNIYVRFNRKRLKGRTGEGDCRTALSTLYFVLLTACKAMAPLTPFFTEVLYQNLRKVCKGSEESIHYCSYPEVEGERWERIEQSVNRMMTIIDLARNIRDRHSKPIKTPLREMVVVHPDSEFLDDIAGKLREYVLEELNIKSLVPCNDTLKYASLRAEPDFSVLGKRLGKSMGVVAKEVKAMSTADIIAFEKAGEITIASHTLKLSDIKIVRGFKRPDNMKDDEIDAAGDGDVLVILDLGVDDSLVEAGVAREVVNRIQKLRKKAGLEPTDMVEVFFKSLDDDKTVSEQILKSQESYIKGSIGCPLLRAEAISSNAITIAEESFHGISNLSFVITLARPSQ, from the exons ATGGAAGATATATGTGAAGGCAAAGATTTCTCTTTTCCAAATGAAGaaacaaaaattctcaaatggTGGGAAACCGCAAAAGCCTTCGAAACCCAGCTCGAAAAAACCCGAAACAAACCCGAATACATTTTCTACGACGGTCCACCATTTGCTACCGGGTTGCCTCATTACGGTCATATATTAGCTGGTACGATCAAGGACATTGTGACCCGGTATCAATCCATGACGGGTCATCATGTGACCCGAAGATTTGGTTGGGATTGTCACGGGTTACCTGTTGAACATGAAATTGATGAGAAACTTGGGATTAAGATGAAGCAACAAGTGATTGATATGGGGATTGATAAGTATAATGAGGAGTGTAGGTCAATATTTACGAGGTATGTTGGCGAGTGGGAGAAGACGGTGGTGAGGATGGGGAGGTGGATTGATTTTGAGAATGGGTATAAGACTATGGATTTGAAGTTTATGGAGAGTGTTTGGTGGGTTTTTGCTCAGTTGTATCAAAAGGGGCTCGTTTATCGTGGCTTCAAG GTTATGCCTTATAGTACTGGTTTGAAGACTCCTTTATCCAATTTTGAAGCTAATTCAAATTACAAG GAAGTAAGTGACCCAGAAATCATGGTTTCCTTCCCGATAGTCGATGATCCCGAGGGTGCATCCTTTGTTGCTTGGACCACAACTCCTTGGACTCTTCCAAGTAATCTTGCTCTTTGTGTTAACGCCAATTTTGTATACGTCAAG GTTCGCAATAAATTCAACGGGAAGATTTTTGTGGTGGCGGAGTCTCGATTGTCCGAGCTACCAGTTGAGAAGGCGAAAAAGGTCATGCCAAATGGACCTGCTGCTGATGCTCAAACCCCAAATTCTAAGACAAAGACCTCTGGTGGTAAATCAAAGAATACGGAAACGTATGAGGTGATGGATAAATTTCCTGGGTCGTCCCTTGTGGGGAAGAA GTACATTCCTCTATTCGATTACTTCAAAGATTTTTCTGATTCAGCATTCAGAGTCGTTGCGGATGATTATGTGACATCTGACAGTGGTACTGGAATTGTTCATTGTGCTCCTGCCTTTGGTGAGGACGACAATCGTGTTTGTATAGAAAATGGCATAATCAAGAAG GGGGAGAGCTTGATTGTGGCGGTAGATGATAATGGCCGCTTTACTGAGAGAATTACTGACTTCAGAGACAAATACGTTAAGGAAGCAGATAATGATATCACGCAAGCAGTGAAGGATAAAGGAAGACTAGTTAAATCTGGAAAGTTTATGCATTCTTACCCTTTTTGCTGGAGATCTGACACACCTCTGATTTACAGAGCAGTTCCTAGCTGGTTTATTATGGTGGAAAAGATTAAGGATCAATTGTTAGAGAACAATAAGCAAACCTACTGGGTTCCTGATTTTGTGAAGGAAAAACGGTTCCACAATTGGTTAGAAAATGCAAGGGACTGGGCTGTTAGCCGAAGTAGGTTCTGGGGTACTCCTCTTCCTGTGTGGGTTAGTGAGGATGGTGAAGAGATAGTTGTTATGGACTCCATTGAAACACTGGAAAAGCTCTCTGGTGCTAAGGTGACTGACTTGCATCGGCACTATATTGATCACATTACCATCCCATCCCGTCGGGGGCCTGAATTTGGCGTTCTTCGACGCGTGGAGGATGTATTTGATTGCTGGTTTGAAAGTGGGTCAATGCCTTATGCTTATATCCACTATCCTTTTGAGAATGTTGAGCTCTTTGAGAACAATTTCCCCGGTCATTTTGTGGCAGAAGGTCTCGATCAAACTCGTGGATGGTTCTACACCCTTATGGTCCTTTCCACCGCCCTTTTTGGGAAACCTGCTTTCAGAAACCTCATTTGCAATGGTCTTGTCCTGGCTGAAGATGGGAAGAAGATGAGTAAACGATTAAAGAACTATCCTCAACCATCAGAAGTTATCAATGATTATGGAGCTGATGCATTGCGTTTATACCTGATAAACTCTCCCGTTGTCCGTGCTGAACCTCTGCGCTTTAAGAAAGAGGGAGTTTTTGCTGTGGTGAAAGATGTTTTCTTGCCATGGTATAATGCATATAGGTTCCTTGTTCAGAATGCAAAAAGACTTGAGATTGATGGGTTTGGACCATTCATTCCTACTGATCAAAAAACTTTGCGGTGTTCTTCGAATGTCCTAGACCAGTGGATCAATTCTGCAACTCAGAGCTTAGTCCATTTCGTTCGGCAAGAAATGGATGCTTATAGATTGTACACG GTGGTTCCGTATCTCCTAAAGTTTCTTGATAATTTAACTAATATCTATGTGCGGTTCAATCGGAAGAGACTAAAAGGCCGTACTGGTGAGGGAGACTGCAGaactgctctttcaactctttactTT GTGCTTCTGACTGCATGTAAAGCTATGGCGCCACTAACTCCTTTCTTCACCGAGGTTCTTTACCAAAATTTGCGGAAAGTTTGCAAAGGATCAGAGGAGAGCATTCACTATTGCAGCTATCCTGAAGTGGAAGGGGAG AGGTGGGAGCGTATTGAGCAGAGTGTTAATAGGATGATGACAATTATTGACCTTGCACGAAATATTCGTGATCGTCACAGCAAACCTATTAAAACTCCGCTAAG GGAAATGGTGGTTGTACATCCGGATTCAGAATTCCTTGATGACATTGCGGGCAAACTAAGAGAG TATGTACTCGAAGAGCTAAACATTAAGTCTTTGGTCCCATGCAATGATACATTGAAGTATGCTTCTCTGCGTGCAGAGCCAGATTTCAG TGTGTTAGGAAAAAGGTTGGGGAAGTCGATGGGTGTTGTTGCCAAGGAAGTTAAGGCCATGTCAACAGCAGATATTATTGCTTTTGAGAAAGCGGGAGAAATTACAATTGCTTCACATACTTTGAAGCTTAGTGATATCAAG ATTGTTCGGGGTTTTAAACGTCCTGATAATATGAAGGACGATGAAATCGATGCGGCAGGGGATG GTGATGTTTTGGTGATACTGGATTTGGGTGTTGATGATTCACTCGTTGAGGCTGGAGTTGCTCGGGAG GTTGTGAATAGGATCCAGAAACTGAGAAAGAAAGCCGGGCTTGAACCCACTGACatggtagaggttttcttcaAGTCTTTGGATGATGATAAAACAGTTTCTGAGCAGATTTTGAAGTCTCAG
- the LOC107850553 gene encoding isoleucine--tRNA ligase, cytoplasmic isoform X2, translating to MGMTMNFKFMESVWWVFAQLYQKGLVYRGFKVMPYSTGLKTPLSNFEANSNYKEVSDPEIMVSFPIVDDPEGASFVAWTTTPWTLPSNLALCVNANFVYVKVRNKFNGKIFVVAESRLSELPVEKAKKVMPNGPAADAQTPNSKTKTSGGKSKNTETYEVMDKFPGSSLVGKKYIPLFDYFKDFSDSAFRVVADDYVTSDSGTGIVHCAPAFGEDDNRVCIENGIIKKGESLIVAVDDNGRFTERITDFRDKYVKEADNDITQAVKDKGRLVKSGKFMHSYPFCWRSDTPLIYRAVPSWFIMVEKIKDQLLENNKQTYWVPDFVKEKRFHNWLENARDWAVSRSRFWGTPLPVWVSEDGEEIVVMDSIETLEKLSGAKVTDLHRHYIDHITIPSRRGPEFGVLRRVEDVFDCWFESGSMPYAYIHYPFENVELFENNFPGHFVAEGLDQTRGWFYTLMVLSTALFGKPAFRNLICNGLVLAEDGKKMSKRLKNYPQPSEVINDYGADALRLYLINSPVVRAEPLRFKKEGVFAVVKDVFLPWYNAYRFLVQNAKRLEIDGFGPFIPTDQKTLRCSSNVLDQWINSATQSLVHFVRQEMDAYRLYTVVPYLLKFLDNLTNIYVRFNRKRLKGRTGEGDCRTALSTLYFVLLTACKAMAPLTPFFTEVLYQNLRKVCKGSEESIHYCSYPEVEGERWERIEQSVNRMMTIIDLARNIRDRHSKPIKTPLREMVVVHPDSEFLDDIAGKLREYVLEELNIKSLVPCNDTLKYASLRAEPDFSVLGKRLGKSMGVVAKEVKAMSTADIIAFEKAGEITIASHTLKLSDIKIVRGFKRPDNMKDDEIDAAGDGDVLVILDLGVDDSLVEAGVAREVVNRIQKLRKKAGLEPTDMVEVFFKSLDDDKTVSEQILKSQESYIKGSIGCPLLRAEAISSNAITIAEESFHGISNLSFVITLARPSQ from the exons ATGGGTATGACTATGAATTTCAAGTTTATGGAGAGTGTTTGGTGGGTTTTTGCTCAGTTGTATCAAAAGGGGCTCGTTTATCGAGGTTTCAAG GTTATGCCTTATAGTACTGGTTTGAAGACTCCTTTATCCAATTTTGAAGCTAATTCAAATTACAAG GAAGTAAGTGACCCAGAAATCATGGTTTCCTTCCCGATAGTCGATGATCCCGAGGGTGCATCCTTTGTTGCTTGGACCACAACTCCTTGGACTCTTCCAAGTAATCTTGCTCTTTGTGTTAACGCCAATTTTGTATACGTCAAG GTTCGCAATAAATTCAACGGGAAGATTTTTGTGGTGGCGGAGTCTCGATTGTCCGAGCTACCAGTTGAGAAGGCGAAAAAGGTCATGCCAAATGGACCTGCTGCTGATGCTCAAACCCCAAATTCTAAGACAAAGACCTCTGGTGGTAAATCAAAGAATACGGAAACGTATGAGGTGATGGATAAATTTCCTGGGTCGTCCCTTGTGGGGAAGAA GTACATTCCTCTATTCGATTACTTCAAAGATTTTTCTGATTCAGCATTCAGAGTCGTTGCGGATGATTATGTGACATCTGACAGTGGTACTGGAATTGTTCATTGTGCTCCTGCCTTTGGTGAGGACGACAATCGTGTTTGTATAGAAAATGGCATAATCAAGAAG GGGGAGAGCTTGATTGTGGCGGTAGATGATAATGGCCGCTTTACTGAGAGAATTACTGACTTCAGAGACAAATACGTTAAGGAAGCAGATAATGATATCACGCAAGCAGTGAAGGATAAAGGAAGACTAGTTAAATCTGGAAAGTTTATGCATTCTTACCCTTTTTGCTGGAGATCTGACACACCTCTGATTTACAGAGCAGTTCCTAGCTGGTTTATTATGGTGGAAAAGATTAAGGATCAATTGTTAGAGAACAATAAGCAAACCTACTGGGTTCCTGATTTTGTGAAGGAAAAACGGTTCCACAATTGGTTAGAAAATGCAAGGGACTGGGCTGTTAGCCGAAGTAGGTTCTGGGGTACTCCTCTTCCTGTGTGGGTTAGTGAGGATGGTGAAGAGATAGTTGTTATGGACTCCATTGAAACACTGGAAAAGCTCTCTGGTGCTAAGGTGACTGACTTGCATCGGCACTATATTGATCACATTACCATCCCATCCCGTCGGGGGCCTGAATTTGGCGTTCTTCGACGCGTGGAGGATGTATTTGATTGCTGGTTTGAAAGTGGGTCAATGCCTTATGCTTATATCCACTATCCTTTTGAGAATGTTGAGCTCTTTGAGAACAATTTCCCCGGTCATTTTGTGGCAGAAGGTCTCGATCAAACTCGTGGATGGTTCTACACCCTTATGGTCCTTTCCACCGCCCTTTTTGGGAAACCTGCTTTCAGAAACCTCATTTGCAATGGTCTTGTCCTGGCTGAAGATGGGAAGAAGATGAGTAAACGATTAAAGAACTATCCTCAACCATCAGAAGTTATCAATGATTATGGAGCTGATGCATTGCGTTTATACCTGATAAACTCTCCCGTTGTCCGTGCTGAACCTCTGCGCTTTAAGAAAGAGGGAGTTTTTGCTGTGGTGAAAGATGTTTTCTTGCCATGGTATAATGCATATAGGTTCCTTGTTCAGAATGCAAAAAGACTTGAGATTGATGGGTTTGGACCATTCATTCCTACTGATCAAAAAACTTTGCGGTGTTCTTCGAATGTCCTAGACCAGTGGATCAATTCTGCAACTCAGAGCTTAGTCCATTTCGTTCGGCAAGAAATGGATGCTTATAGATTGTACACG GTGGTTCCGTATCTCCTAAAGTTTCTTGATAATTTAACTAATATCTATGTGCGGTTCAATCGGAAGAGACTAAAAGGCCGTACTGGTGAGGGAGACTGCAGaactgctctttcaactctttactTT GTGCTTCTGACTGCATGTAAAGCTATGGCGCCACTAACTCCTTTCTTCACCGAGGTTCTTTACCAAAATTTGCGGAAAGTTTGCAAAGGATCAGAGGAGAGCATTCACTATTGCAGCTATCCTGAAGTGGAAGGGGAG AGGTGGGAGCGTATTGAGCAGAGTGTTAATAGGATGATGACAATTATTGACCTTGCACGAAATATTCGTGATCGTCACAGCAAACCTATTAAAACTCCGCTAAG GGAAATGGTGGTTGTACATCCGGATTCAGAATTCCTTGATGACATTGCGGGCAAACTAAGAGAG TATGTACTCGAAGAGCTAAACATTAAGTCTTTGGTCCCATGCAATGATACATTGAAGTATGCTTCTCTGCGTGCAGAGCCAGATTTCAG TGTGTTAGGAAAAAGGTTGGGGAAGTCGATGGGTGTTGTTGCCAAGGAAGTTAAGGCCATGTCAACAGCAGATATTATTGCTTTTGAGAAAGCGGGAGAAATTACAATTGCTTCACATACTTTGAAGCTTAGTGATATCAAG ATTGTTCGGGGTTTTAAACGTCCTGATAATATGAAGGACGATGAAATCGATGCGGCAGGGGATG GTGATGTTTTGGTGATACTGGATTTGGGTGTTGATGATTCACTCGTTGAGGCTGGAGTTGCTCGGGAG GTTGTGAATAGGATCCAGAAACTGAGAAAGAAAGCCGGGCTTGAACCCACTGACatggtagaggttttcttcaAGTCTTTGGATGATGATAAAACAGTTTCTGAGCAGATTTTGAAGTCTCAG